From Mustela nigripes isolate SB6536 chromosome 13, MUSNIG.SB6536, whole genome shotgun sequence, one genomic window encodes:
- the LOC131999439 gene encoding reticulon-4-interacting protein 1, mitochondrial-like, whose translation MKFLEYLERKTEAVNQCLKFWVSLILGASGGVGTFAIQVMKAWGAHVTAVCSQDASELVRKLGAEYVVDYKSGSVEERLKSLKPFDFILDNVGGSTETWALNFLKKWSGATYVTLVTPFLLNMDRLGIADGMLQTGVTVGSKALKHFWQGVHYRWAFFMASGLYLDDITKLVDEGKIQPVIEKTFPFSQVPEAFLKVERGHARGKTVINVV comes from the coding sequence ATGAAATTCCTGGAATACTTGGAGAGAAAAACCGAGGCAGTGAACCAGTGTCTTAAATTTTGGGTGTCTTTAATCTTGGGTGCTTCAGGTGGAGTTGGTACTTTTGCTATACAGGTCATGAAAGCATGGGGTGCTCACGTGACAGCAGTTTGCTCTCAGGATGCCAGTGAACTTGTAAGGAAGCTCGGGGCAGAATATGTAGTTGATTACAAATCCGGAAGTGTGGAAGAGCGGTTGAAGTCTTTAAAACCGTTTGATTTCATTCTTGATAATGTCGGTGGATCCACTGAAACATGGGCTTTAAATTTTCTCAAGAAATGGTCAGGAGCCACATATGTGACTCTGGTGACCCCTTTTCTCCTGAACATGGACCGACTGGGCATCGCAGATGGCATGCTGCAGACAGGAGTCACCGTGGGTTCTAAGGCATTGAAGCATTTCTGGCAAGGAGTCCATTATCGCTGGGCCTTTTTCATGGCCAGCGGCTTGTATCTAGACGACATCACGAAACTGGTGGATGAGGGAAAGATTCAGCCCGTTATTGAAAAAACGTTTCCTTTTTCTCAAGTTCCAGAAGCCTTCCTGAAGGTGGAAAGAGGACATGCAAGGGGAAAGACAGTAATTAATGTCGTTTAA